Part of the bacterium genome, AAACTGTGGAAAGAAGGCGATAAGTTGAATGTGAGCTGGAAGGGACGGTGGTATCCAGCTTATGTTCTTAAGGTAGATGGTAAGCGTCTGTTTATTCATTATGAAGGGTATGAAAGCTCATGGGATGAATGGGTAGGGCCGGAACGCTACCGTTAGAAGGGATATGGTGCGTACAATTTTAGGGAAAGAAAGTCGACGGATTGTAGGTGCTCTTTTGTTATTGGTGCCCTTTTCCCTTTATGCCCAAGTTTTAGACGATAAGCTTTCGTTTACGGCCGAACTTAATTTGAGTATTCCTTTTAACCCGTCTTTGTATCCTTTTCTTAAAAAAACCGATTTTGATTTTAATACCAATAATCTTTATTCGGATACCAACGAAAATATTTTGAGACAAACTTTACAGGCCTCACACGATAGTATGGAAGTTAAAATGGCCTGGATGCAGTTTTTAATTGTGAAAGGGTACTATAGTTTTTTAAGTGCATTAGGGCCAGCGGGTACTGACGATGACGTATGTATTAGTACCGATAATAAACTTGAACGAGGGACGACACTGCGTTTCAAAGATGATCCTCCCGATACCTTGTGTAAGCTTCGTATCAATTCGGGACTGAAATCGGTATGGGGTGGTATTATTAAAAAAGCTGAAGATTCGCCTCTTGTTGCCGAGGGTATGGCCATAGCCGAACAAATGATGCGTGAGGCCCCCGATAAATATGCTGAACCCTATTTGGCCATTGGTTTTGTAAAAACTGTGGCAGGCAATTTTGAAGAGGCCCGTACTTTAATGGGGACCGGTCTTAAACTTGAAAATCTACATTCTCAATTGGCTGTTCCGTATGCTGCCATGCTTACTTTTGAGGCGAGTCAAACCGGCAAGTCTTTGCCTATTGATAAAATTAGGGAAATGTTAGAGCCCGTGTATCAGCAAAAAAATCTTGATCGTGGATATTATATGGCGCTTGCTCGTGTTTATTATCTGCTGGGCCGTTATCCCGATGCGCTTGAAGTGTTGGAAAAAGTAAAAACCAAAAATTCTGATGAAGAACTAAATTTAAATTTAGCCTTAGGACTTACCTATAGCCGTATGGGCAAAAATCCGGACGCAATTAAGGTTTTACTAAAGGCCAAAAAACTAGCTTCAACTCCCGAGAAGAAAAATACGATAACCTGGGCACTCGATCTTATCCAATAAATCATGGAACTTCCTCTTGTTTTAAATTATCTCGATTACCGTTCCTTTTTGGGCGACTGGTATCGTTCTTGTAAAAGCAACACTGTAAAATATTCTTATCGTCAGTTTGCTAGTGATTTAGGCTTTAATCCGTCTAATTTTTTACATCTTGTTGTTACTGGCAAACGCAATTGTTCGGAGGAGGCGGTTCGTAAAATTGTAAAACACATCAAGGGAAGCGCCCAGGAGAAAAAATATTTTGAGCTGTTAGTGAGTTATAATCAAAGTGAAAATGCACACAGTAAAGATGAACAGCTTAAAAAGCTGGAAGAGTTACGTGGGAAAAAACGTAGGCTAATAGATTCGGATGAGGCCAAGTTTTTTGTAAACTGGTATATTCCGGTATTACGTGAAATTATTTGTCTTAAAAATTTTGTTCCTAACCTCAGTTGGATTTCAAAAAAATTAAATCCTTCGGTATCTCAAGAAAAAGTGCTGGAAGGGCTCAAAATTTTGGAGCGCTTAGGTTATATAAAAAAAGAAGGAAACAAGTATAAACAGATCGAATCGCATCTTACCACTTCTCCCGAAGTAAATTCCGATTGGATTTTGCACTATCATCGCGAGATGATGAATTTGGCTTTAGAATCGCTCCAATTACCATCTTCTGCGCGGGATGTGTCGTCGATGACTATTGGTGTTACCAGTGAACAATTTCAACGGATTAAAAAGAAGATTGTGGCCTTTCGTGATGAAATTCAGCATGAGTTAGAAGAAGATGGAAGCGTGTTGCCCGAGAGCGTGGTTCAACTCAATATTCAGTTCTTTCCCCTCACTAAAAATAGTAAATAATTGAAATTATTGCATTTTTTAAAATGGCCTCTGTATACACCGTATACCAAAAAAGTGTAAAAAAGCTCATTTTGCACAACATTTTTGTCTTAAAACCGATAATAGAGTGTGTGTTACGGAGACTTTATGATGAATAATATTAAATGTTTTTTAGTGATTTTGGTTCTATTTTTAAGCGCCTGTTCGGGCAAGGGTACCATTAATGTTGGAAATCCCGATGGC contains:
- a CDS encoding tetratricopeptide repeat protein, whose amino-acid sequence is MVRTILGKESRRIVGALLLLVPFSLYAQVLDDKLSFTAELNLSIPFNPSLYPFLKKTDFDFNTNNLYSDTNENILRQTLQASHDSMEVKMAWMQFLIVKGYYSFLSALGPAGTDDDVCISTDNKLERGTTLRFKDDPPDTLCKLRINSGLKSVWGGIIKKAEDSPLVAEGMAIAEQMMREAPDKYAEPYLAIGFVKTVAGNFEEARTLMGTGLKLENLHSQLAVPYAAMLTFEASQTGKSLPIDKIREMLEPVYQQKNLDRGYYMALARVYYLLGRYPDALEVLEKVKTKNSDEELNLNLALGLTYSRMGKNPDAIKVLLKAKKLASTPEKKNTITWALDLIQ
- a CDS encoding TIGR02147 family protein, which gives rise to MELPLVLNYLDYRSFLGDWYRSCKSNTVKYSYRQFASDLGFNPSNFLHLVVTGKRNCSEEAVRKIVKHIKGSAQEKKYFELLVSYNQSENAHSKDEQLKKLEELRGKKRRLIDSDEAKFFVNWYIPVLREIICLKNFVPNLSWISKKLNPSVSQEKVLEGLKILERLGYIKKEGNKYKQIESHLTTSPEVNSDWILHYHREMMNLALESLQLPSSARDVSSMTIGVTSEQFQRIKKKIVAFRDEIQHELEEDGSVLPESVVQLNIQFFPLTKNSK